A portion of the uncultured Bacteroides sp. genome contains these proteins:
- a CDS encoding dicarboxylate/amino acid:cation symporter: MKHFFSNIIVQLLFAVAVGLLIGAFANESIIKIALVMKQIGGQIIFFLVPLIIFGFVALSIARLKSGASKVLLFTFAIAYISSIGAALFGITVGYEVIPFLNISPDLDNLRKLPELPFSLKIPSIMDVMSALVLSIFVGLSTAWVKSKEIILLLDHFQQMVILLVQKILIPILPFFIAANFCVLSYEGAITKQLPIFAVVILIAVFCHYIWMFLLYTIASLYSKENGWEILKHYGPAYVTALGTMSSAATLGVALTCARKNRILKKEVTDFSIPLFANIHLCGSVLTEVFLVMTVSQVLYGTLPDLSTMIAFVLLLGIFAIGAPGVPGGTVLASLGIVVSVLGFDEAGTALLITIFALQDSFGTACNVTSDGALALIVNKFVANERS, translated from the coding sequence ATGAAACATTTCTTTTCAAACATAATTGTACAACTATTATTTGCTGTTGCGGTAGGCTTGCTCATCGGAGCATTTGCTAATGAATCTATTATCAAGATTGCTCTGGTAATGAAGCAAATCGGCGGACAAATAATCTTTTTCTTAGTGCCACTCATTATTTTTGGCTTTGTGGCTCTATCCATTGCCCGCTTAAAAAGTGGTGCTTCAAAAGTTCTTTTGTTTACTTTCGCTATTGCTTATATTTCCTCTATTGGAGCTGCATTGTTTGGAATAACCGTTGGTTACGAGGTTATCCCATTCCTCAATATCTCACCCGATTTGGACAACTTACGCAAGCTTCCGGAGTTACCATTTTCATTGAAGATACCTTCAATAATGGATGTGATGTCTGCCTTGGTATTATCTATATTTGTAGGTTTGTCAACAGCATGGGTAAAGAGTAAAGAAATAATTCTTCTGTTAGATCATTTTCAGCAAATGGTTATCTTATTAGTGCAGAAGATATTAATACCTATTCTTCCTTTTTTTATTGCTGCTAACTTTTGCGTATTGAGCTATGAGGGAGCCATAACAAAACAATTACCTATTTTTGCAGTAGTAATTCTGATTGCTGTCTTTTGCCATTATATATGGATGTTTTTACTCTATACGATTGCATCCTTATATTCAAAGGAAAATGGTTGGGAGATTCTCAAACACTATGGACCGGCTTATGTAACGGCTTTAGGAACGATGTCGTCTGCAGCAACATTGGGCGTAGCTCTTACCTGTGCCAGAAAGAACAGAATATTAAAAAAAGAGGTAACTGATTTCTCAATTCCACTTTTCGCTAATATTCATCTGTGTGGTTCGGTCTTGACAGAGGTGTTTTTGGTGATGACAGTCTCGCAGGTACTTTATGGAACTTTGCCTGATTTGTCGACTATGATTGCGTTTGTTCTTCTTTTGGGCATTTTTGCTATAGGAGCTCCCGGTGTTCCCGGAGGTACTGTGTTAGCTTCTCTTGGTATTGTAGTTTCTGTATTAGGGTTTGATGAAGCAGGAACAGCCTTGTTGATCACCATTTTTGCTTTACAGGATAGCTTTGGTACGGCTTGTAATGTAACATCAGATGGTGCATTGGCACTAATTGTGAATAAGTTTGTTGCGAATGAGCGGAGTTAG
- a CDS encoding RagB/SusD family nutrient uptake outer membrane protein: MKRFNLYIVALSLLMLTSCDNFLDITPVGKVIPTTFQDYRDLMTNAYEVIPTDRSLSTVRGDELQLVYDDWGDYLLYQSIYVWKDINPDANTISFAWQQYYRAILNANQIIIDGDKATDGTQAEINQVRGEAYLMRAYMHFGLAGLFSDVYNTENLNKKSIPLATTIDIWKNYERNTIGEVYQQIFADIEEGIKLLNVDEQPKGLNYRFSKVSAYGFAARVYAYTGNWSNAGMYAKKAYDLNHTLIDMNVSGAKLPMNYTSEENVLAMEQTFYSELKNKFNISDKLINAFDKTNDLRFAKYFEARGTAYRCSLGYTLANKVSMRTAEFYLLLAASEAQVSGGDLSKAKDYLKQLLVKRLKPDYYAAQAAAIDAMDKQAFIQRVADERYRELACQGFRWYDLRYFGKPKVIKTFNGESYTLEQGDSRYVLPFPTEAVDGNPNLLN, translated from the coding sequence ATGAAAAGATTTAATTTATATATAGTGGCTTTATCCCTATTAATGCTCACTTCTTGTGATAACTTTTTGGATATAACGCCTGTGGGAAAAGTGATCCCTACCACTTTCCAGGATTATCGTGACCTGATGACTAATGCTTACGAAGTGATTCCCACCGATCGCTCATTAAGCACCGTCAGAGGAGATGAATTGCAATTAGTATACGATGATTGGGGCGATTATCTCCTTTATCAAAGCATCTATGTCTGGAAAGATATCAATCCGGATGCAAACACGATAAGTTTTGCTTGGCAACAGTATTATAGAGCCATCTTAAACGCTAATCAGATCATTATCGATGGAGACAAAGCGACCGATGGTACTCAAGCTGAGATTAATCAAGTGAGAGGCGAAGCTTATCTAATGAGAGCATATATGCATTTTGGTTTAGCCGGTTTGTTTTCAGATGTGTACAATACGGAGAATCTGAATAAAAAATCCATTCCTTTGGCCACAACGATTGATATTTGGAAGAACTATGAAAGAAATACAATCGGTGAGGTGTATCAACAGATTTTTGCTGATATTGAGGAAGGAATTAAATTGTTGAACGTTGACGAACAACCCAAAGGTTTGAACTATCGCTTCTCAAAAGTGTCAGCCTACGGTTTTGCAGCTCGTGTGTATGCTTACACAGGCAATTGGAGCAATGCCGGGATGTATGCAAAGAAAGCGTATGATCTCAATCATACCTTGATTGACATGAATGTCTCTGGTGCAAAACTTCCCATGAATTACACCTCTGAGGAGAATGTGTTGGCTATGGAACAAACATTTTATTCTGAGTTGAAAAACAAGTTCAACATCTCTGACAAGTTAATCAATGCCTTTGATAAGACAAACGATCTACGTTTTGCTAAATACTTTGAGGCCAGAGGTACGGCCTATCGTTGTTCGTTGGGATATACTTTAGCAAACAAAGTATCAATGAGAACGGCCGAATTCTATTTGCTTCTGGCTGCTTCCGAAGCACAAGTATCCGGCGGCGATCTAAGCAAAGCAAAAGATTACTTGAAGCAGCTCCTTGTTAAGCGTCTCAAACCGGACTATTATGCCGCCCAAGCAGCAGCAATAGATGCAATGGACAAACAAGCATTTATTCAGCGGGTAGCTGACGAGCGATACAGAGAATTAGCTTGCCAAGGCTTTAGATGGTATGATTTACGTTACTTCGGTAAACCGAAAGTCATCAAAACATTTAATGGAGAAAGTTACACGTTAGAGCAAGGAGATAGCAGATATGTACTCCCCTTCCCTACTGAAGCAGTCGACGGTAATCCTAATTTATTGAATTAA
- a CDS encoding SusC/RagA family TonB-linked outer membrane protein yields MKLIVLLFLFIFPFTLSAQETVLIKGKVVAEDGTPLPGASVYIDKNSIGEKSSIEGVVANYNLGTTTDINGTFSVSIPKGIVQLTCSFIGYETQKVSIRNKSFVAITLKESESTLGEVVVTGYQKIEKRKLTSAVSTIKAASILQAGVSSVDMMLSGQVAGVQTTALSGAPGAPAKIRIRGVASLNGPQDPLWILDGMPLEGTSLPDMTDKNIDQLFSSSIAGINPADIQDITILKDAAATAIYGARAANGVILITTKKGKEGKPTIQFNSKLSFVSRPDMGKLNLMNSSEKLDMELRLAQYSDLDSDNTITKRGAIGRLFEANNLWNQYRQGGLEGLPANVQSEITRLRMGNTNWGNELYQTAANQDHSLSINGGTDRSTYYFSAGYYNELGTTIGTSLKRLNFTLKGDYKLWDNLKVGVALYTNERKQSSYLSNTGLQTNPARYSRRANPYLAIYDENGDYVYDPDITPYNGNTLNYNIIEERNNTSNDLKARTLNAVFDLDWEIIKKLNFRTQLGLQRDNDNSQQYGGTNSYFSRLEREKSKVGNSYFIPEGGVIKNEERTFNQWNLKTVLEYNLSFAEKHEFDFMVGSELRRTKEEKITSAGYGFNKETLTTEPVIFPDASYAVTFPLFRKSLIENAYASFFGTLGYTFDKKYTFFGSVRMDGSDLFGVDPKYRYLPLWAASGAWRVKEEAFLKDVNWLNDLKLRLSYGLQGNIDKNTSKYIIGERKTVTLLPGQSEPTISPTNLPNDRLRWEKTATWNTGFDVALLDNRIFFSADVYHRKSTDLIGSRSVALENGMGTATINWAALTNKGFELTLVTRNIHTSAFKWSTTINIAKNTNHVDEIHVPKNQVTPSLIGRPVNALFAFKTAGLDEQGYPLFQKGDKKVSATEFFGLVDPEGWGMYQSTLSNEQIRDLYTYIGDKDPKISGGLINNFELGPFSLNISCSFNLGQWVKTEPFYNIIEMDRGVNRTTMMNQVWTPDNKSGIYPRMIGAYTEDGSRMGDYMAFNTGYVLATDVFSDLDIWYKKMNYLRVNSIRFGYELPKSTLTKIGIAYAKINVEAQNPFVIASNYDGYFDPETLGNIYAQPMPKSITVGLNVTF; encoded by the coding sequence ATGAAATTAATCGTGTTATTATTTCTTTTTATTTTCCCTTTCACCTTATCAGCACAAGAAACAGTGTTGATCAAGGGAAAAGTGGTGGCAGAAGATGGAACTCCGTTACCGGGTGCTTCTGTCTACATAGATAAAAATTCTATTGGCGAAAAATCATCCATTGAGGGAGTTGTCGCCAATTATAATCTCGGAACAACGACCGATATAAATGGTACATTCTCAGTCTCTATTCCTAAAGGAATCGTGCAATTGACTTGTAGCTTCATTGGATATGAAACACAGAAGGTCAGTATCCGAAACAAATCTTTCGTAGCAATTACACTGAAGGAGTCAGAGAGTACACTGGGTGAGGTGGTAGTAACCGGATATCAGAAGATAGAAAAACGGAAGCTGACGTCTGCTGTTTCTACTATCAAAGCTGCAAGCATCTTGCAGGCAGGCGTTTCGAGTGTGGATATGATGTTGAGCGGACAAGTTGCCGGTGTGCAAACAACTGCGTTAAGTGGTGCTCCGGGTGCTCCGGCTAAAATACGCATTCGTGGAGTGGCTTCATTGAACGGACCACAAGATCCTCTTTGGATATTAGATGGTATGCCGCTTGAGGGTACAAGCTTACCTGATATGACGGATAAGAATATTGATCAGCTTTTCTCTTCCTCTATTGCAGGTATTAATCCTGCCGACATACAAGACATCACAATCCTGAAAGATGCTGCCGCAACAGCCATCTATGGTGCAAGAGCTGCTAATGGAGTAATTCTCATCACAACAAAAAAAGGAAAAGAAGGAAAGCCTACCATTCAGTTTAACTCAAAACTCTCTTTCGTGTCTCGTCCGGATATGGGTAAATTAAATCTGATGAATTCTTCTGAAAAGTTGGACATGGAACTGCGATTGGCTCAATATAGTGATTTGGATTCGGATAATACGATCACAAAGAGAGGAGCCATTGGAAGACTTTTTGAAGCGAATAATTTATGGAATCAGTATCGTCAAGGAGGACTGGAAGGTCTGCCGGCAAATGTACAGAGTGAAATTACTCGTCTACGAATGGGGAACACCAATTGGGGAAATGAACTTTACCAAACAGCCGCCAATCAAGATCATAGTTTGAGCATTAACGGAGGTACAGATCGCTCCACTTATTATTTCTCTGCCGGATATTATAATGAATTGGGAACAACCATTGGTACATCTCTCAAAAGACTGAACTTTACGCTGAAGGGAGATTATAAACTTTGGGATAATTTGAAAGTTGGCGTTGCCCTCTATACAAATGAGCGGAAACAGAGCTCTTATCTCTCTAACACAGGATTACAAACTAATCCTGCTAGATATTCCCGAAGGGCGAACCCTTATCTGGCTATTTATGACGAGAACGGTGATTATGTGTACGACCCGGACATCACTCCATATAATGGTAATACGCTCAACTATAATATTATTGAAGAGAGAAACAATACCTCCAACGACTTAAAGGCCCGTACATTAAATGCTGTTTTTGATCTTGACTGGGAGATTATAAAAAAATTAAATTTCAGAACACAACTGGGGCTACAACGCGATAACGATAATTCGCAACAATACGGTGGAACGAATAGTTATTTCTCTCGCCTTGAAAGAGAAAAAAGTAAAGTAGGCAACTCTTACTTCATCCCCGAGGGTGGCGTTATTAAGAATGAAGAGAGAACTTTTAACCAATGGAATTTAAAAACTGTACTAGAGTACAATCTTTCATTTGCGGAAAAGCACGAGTTCGACTTTATGGTCGGCAGTGAATTGAGACGTACCAAAGAAGAGAAGATAACCTCTGCCGGGTATGGATTCAACAAAGAAACACTGACTACCGAACCGGTTATTTTCCCTGATGCTTCTTACGCCGTTACTTTTCCCCTGTTCAGAAAGTCATTGATAGAAAATGCGTATGCCTCTTTCTTTGGAACGCTAGGATACACTTTTGATAAGAAATATACTTTCTTTGGCAGTGTGCGCATGGATGGATCCGATTTGTTTGGTGTTGATCCAAAATACAGATATCTTCCTTTATGGGCTGCTTCCGGTGCATGGAGAGTAAAAGAAGAAGCCTTTCTGAAAGATGTTAACTGGCTGAATGACTTGAAACTTCGCCTTTCATACGGATTACAGGGAAATATAGATAAAAATACTTCAAAATATATTATTGGGGAACGAAAGACAGTCACTTTGCTACCCGGACAATCGGAGCCTACCATTTCTCCGACCAATTTGCCCAATGATCGCCTACGTTGGGAGAAGACGGCCACTTGGAATACAGGGTTTGATGTGGCATTGCTCGACAATCGAATCTTTTTCAGTGCAGATGTTTATCATCGTAAGTCGACCGACCTGATTGGTTCCAGATCTGTCGCACTAGAAAATGGAATGGGAACTGCTACCATTAATTGGGCTGCATTGACTAACAAAGGTTTTGAATTGACCTTAGTAACGCGCAACATCCACACTTCTGCTTTCAAATGGAGTACAACAATTAACATCGCTAAAAATACGAATCATGTAGATGAGATCCATGTCCCAAAGAATCAGGTCACTCCTTCATTAATAGGTCGTCCGGTGAACGCTCTTTTCGCCTTCAAAACGGCAGGGCTCGACGAACAAGGCTATCCTTTGTTCCAAAAAGGAGACAAGAAGGTTTCTGCCACTGAATTCTTCGGATTAGTAGATCCTGAAGGTTGGGGGATGTATCAAAGCACCTTATCCAATGAACAGATTCGTGACTTATATACTTATATAGGAGATAAAGACCCAAAGATTTCAGGAGGGTTGATTAACAATTTTGAGCTGGGCCCTTTCTCACTGAACATCTCTTGCAGCTTTAACCTTGGTCAGTGGGTGAAGACTGAACCGTTCTATAACATCATTGAAATGGACAGAGGAGTTAACCGCACCACGATGATGAACCAAGTATGGACTCCTGATAATAAATCGGGCATCTATCCACGAATGATAGGGGCATATACGGAAGATGGTAGCCGTATGGGCGACTATATGGCCTTCAATACAGGCTATGTGTTGGCTACCGATGTATTCTCTGATTTGGATATTTGGTATAAGAAAATGAATTACCTGCGCGTAAACAGCATACGTTTTGGTTATGAGCTTCCAAAGAGTACATTAACAAAAATAGGCATTGCTTATGCAAAAATAAACGTAGAGGCTCAGAATCCGTTTGTAATAGCATCTAACTACGATGGATATTTTGATCCGGAGACTTTAGGAAACATTTATGCTCAACCGATGCCTAAGTCAATAACAGTAGGATTAAATGTCACTTTCTAA
- a CDS encoding calcineurin-like phosphoesterase C-terminal domain-containing protein yields the protein MRKSDFLFFGGLVCLFCWNVTICSAQNVNEIRGVIFEDKNGNGILDKAEKGLSGIELSNGDTIVVSDKQGKFSLIVGPNMSVFPILPDNYRLIGSKVQNANYYRVDSFQSNQKEMIEFPLQKKESVSHFVLNAIGDVQVGDKQEMHYASQTLFSELLYDQPSSLNLFLGDLVNDNIGLLQEMKSMFEQLPSESWTVIGNHDRDADILREKQEATYDNLFGASTYAFNKGNVHFIILNNVYGTGARSYTGRISERQLKFVKEDLKRLSANKQLVFCMHIPLTYTQNGSELIDLLEGRGKVLVLSGHMHQVSRHFFEGKNVRVHELVTGASCGFWWVGEKDWNGIPTALMQCGSPRNYFVFSFAKNDYSFRFKGIGLDETRQMDIWVAGIDSTDVSVETLKEMPVGMVLATVYGGASDATKVRCKVDGGEWLTCEKKNVLAPNVARLLTWNRSHVYPTKYSRSNPLRSRASSQVWSIQLPEKYCKGVHSIQIEATDEWGFTAEGRRTFLISGN from the coding sequence ATGAGAAAGTCTGATTTTTTATTTTTCGGAGGGTTAGTGTGTCTCTTTTGTTGGAATGTTACAATCTGTAGTGCACAAAACGTCAACGAAATAAGAGGCGTAATTTTTGAGGATAAAAATGGGAACGGTATACTTGATAAAGCAGAGAAAGGCTTGTCGGGTATAGAACTCTCTAACGGTGATACAATTGTTGTATCTGACAAACAAGGAAAATTTTCTTTGATTGTAGGGCCCAATATGAGCGTTTTTCCCATTTTACCTGATAATTATCGTTTGATAGGCTCTAAAGTGCAAAATGCCAATTATTATAGAGTTGATTCTTTTCAGAGTAATCAAAAAGAGATGATTGAGTTTCCCTTACAGAAAAAAGAATCAGTCTCTCATTTTGTGCTGAATGCTATTGGCGATGTGCAAGTAGGAGATAAACAGGAAATGCATTATGCCTCGCAGACTCTGTTCTCTGAATTACTATACGATCAACCGAGTTCTCTGAATCTATTTTTGGGAGACTTGGTGAATGATAACATCGGTCTGTTGCAGGAGATGAAATCCATGTTTGAACAATTACCGTCCGAATCATGGACGGTAATTGGCAATCATGATCGGGATGCAGACATTTTGAGGGAAAAGCAGGAAGCTACTTACGACAATCTATTTGGAGCATCGACCTATGCATTTAACAAGGGAAACGTACATTTTATTATCCTGAATAATGTGTATGGAACAGGTGCTAGATCGTACACGGGACGGATATCCGAAAGGCAATTGAAATTTGTGAAGGAGGACTTGAAAAGGTTGTCGGCAAATAAGCAATTGGTGTTTTGCATGCATATCCCTCTAACTTATACTCAAAATGGATCCGAGCTGATTGACTTATTGGAAGGAAGAGGTAAGGTGTTAGTACTTTCGGGACATATGCATCAGGTGTCGAGACATTTCTTTGAAGGAAAGAACGTGCGTGTGCATGAATTGGTGACCGGAGCAAGTTGTGGCTTTTGGTGGGTAGGGGAGAAAGACTGGAATGGAATCCCTACTGCACTGATGCAATGCGGTTCTCCGCGCAACTATTTTGTATTCAGTTTTGCTAAAAACGATTATTCATTTCGTTTTAAGGGTATTGGCTTAGATGAAACAAGGCAGATGGATATATGGGTTGCGGGCATTGATAGTACCGATGTATCTGTGGAGACGCTAAAGGAAATGCCTGTTGGAATGGTACTAGCTACCGTGTATGGAGGCGCTTCTGACGCTACTAAAGTGCGTTGTAAAGTAGATGGGGGAGAATGGCTAACGTGTGAGAAAAAGAACGTTCTTGCTCCTAACGTTGCCCGCTTGCTTACTTGGAATCGTAGTCATGTTTATCCAACAAAATATAGTCGTTCCAATCCTCTTCGTAGCCGAGCTTCTTCTCAGGTATGGAGCATCCAACTGCCTGAGAAGTATTGCAAGGGAGTACATTCTATTCAAATAGAGGCTACTGATGAGTGGGGTTTTACGGCTGAAGGACGGCGTACTTTTTTGATATCCGGGAATTAG
- a CDS encoding zinc-dependent metalloprotease codes for MKYLLSIILLSSSLGVGAHLGLLTKKKKKPKTEERVEKVDKFKQLTDSSTCDLGLFSVYKQKGDYYFLIPDSLTGRDLLIVNKISQVPANFNDAGINKGMGFEDLVIQFEINKEQKKVYALQYKPFVAVSDSAKIRESVASNFAKSILESFDIEAYNVDSTAVLIKVNKVYDGKRTSFNNVFGMTGIGTSPISDYSYISSMKSFPQNIVVKSMQTTKIPAAQTEANLTVEITSNLVLLPKTPMTPRFEDSRVGYFSTPRWYFNDEQHELEKRNLVTRWRLEPKDKEAYARGELVEPIRPIVFYIDPATPSQWRKYIIQGVYDWQKAFEAAGFKNAIIAKEVSAEEPDFDIDDSRYSVVTYVASDRANAMGPSVFDPRSGEILESDVIWWHNVMTSVHSWMRVQTGIIDQKSRDNKFSDEHMGEAIRFVSSHEIGHTLGLKHNMGASYFYPVDSLRSETFCEKMATAPSIMDYARFNYIAQPGDNVKSLTPKIGEYDKFAIEWAYRYYPEEDAHKELAQLKRMVAQAYKNPNCHYLPQQDMRTAVDPRAQSEDLGDDAVKASEYGVRNLKRIIPNILKWTTSVGDDYLEAGKLANDVIGQWYIYSYHVLTNVGGVYLNNTIYGDETKSTIFVPRERQKRAVKYLIDQVITYPTWLFGDQLFNYVYPVKESPAGYQEYNPFATYKNMQSFILWDLLTNERLDRMVANEVQNGKQAYTASELMEDLYNAIFAKTKQSSALSIVEMATQKGFIDALIVAADRNEVSKEKKAIDDHSVNFSSDLLFSGPKRTSEAISVKRGILLRIERLLKSKLALADQSTRYHYEDMLLRIDKSLR; via the coding sequence ATGAAATATTTACTAAGTATCATTTTATTGTCCTCTTCGCTTGGAGTTGGGGCACATCTAGGTTTACTTACAAAGAAGAAAAAGAAGCCAAAAACAGAAGAAAGAGTAGAAAAAGTTGATAAATTTAAGCAACTAACAGACAGCTCTACTTGTGATTTAGGTCTTTTCTCTGTTTATAAGCAAAAGGGAGATTACTATTTTCTAATTCCGGATAGCCTTACCGGCCGCGATCTTCTAATAGTAAATAAGATCTCTCAAGTACCGGCAAACTTTAATGATGCCGGCATTAATAAAGGAATGGGGTTCGAAGATCTTGTAATTCAGTTTGAGATCAACAAAGAACAAAAAAAGGTTTATGCCCTTCAATATAAACCTTTTGTGGCTGTTTCTGATTCGGCTAAGATTCGTGAAAGCGTTGCAAGTAATTTTGCGAAATCAATCTTAGAATCTTTTGATATTGAAGCTTACAATGTCGACAGTACTGCCGTACTGATCAAAGTGAACAAGGTATATGATGGGAAAAGAACTAGTTTCAATAATGTCTTTGGAATGACAGGAATAGGTACTTCTCCCATTAGTGATTATTCGTATATTTCTTCCATGAAGAGTTTTCCGCAGAATATTGTGGTGAAATCGATGCAAACCACAAAGATTCCCGCTGCGCAAACAGAGGCAAATCTTACTGTGGAGATTACATCCAATCTGGTGTTACTCCCCAAAACACCTATGACTCCTCGTTTTGAAGATTCCAGAGTGGGTTATTTCTCCACTCCCCGTTGGTATTTCAATGATGAACAACATGAATTAGAAAAGCGTAATTTAGTTACGCGATGGAGATTGGAACCGAAAGATAAAGAGGCGTATGCTCGTGGAGAATTGGTAGAGCCAATACGCCCGATTGTGTTTTATATTGACCCGGCCACTCCTTCGCAATGGAGAAAATATATCATTCAAGGAGTTTATGACTGGCAAAAAGCTTTTGAAGCTGCTGGCTTTAAGAATGCGATCATTGCAAAAGAAGTTTCTGCTGAAGAGCCTGATTTTGATATTGATGATTCGCGTTATTCGGTTGTTACCTATGTCGCATCCGATAGGGCAAACGCCATGGGGCCCTCTGTCTTTGATCCTCGCTCCGGGGAAATTCTGGAATCGGATGTCATCTGGTGGCATAACGTGATGACTTCTGTTCATTCCTGGATGCGCGTGCAGACTGGGATTATTGATCAAAAGTCAAGAGACAACAAGTTCAGTGATGAACATATGGGAGAGGCTATTCGTTTTGTCTCTTCACACGAGATAGGTCACACGCTCGGATTGAAGCATAATATGGGAGCATCTTACTTCTACCCTGTCGATTCACTGCGTAGTGAAACGTTTTGTGAAAAGATGGCTACAGCTCCTTCAATTATGGACTATGCTCGTTTTAATTATATAGCACAGCCGGGGGATAATGTAAAATCTCTTACACCTAAAATCGGAGAGTATGATAAGTTTGCCATTGAATGGGCTTATCGTTATTATCCGGAAGAAGATGCTCATAAAGAGTTAGCTCAGTTAAAGAGAATGGTTGCTCAGGCTTATAAGAATCCGAATTGCCATTACTTGCCACAGCAAGATATGCGTACGGCTGTTGATCCGCGAGCTCAAAGTGAGGACTTAGGCGATGATGCAGTAAAAGCAAGTGAATATGGTGTGAGAAACTTAAAGAGAATTATTCCCAATATTTTGAAATGGACCACTTCTGTCGGCGATGATTATCTGGAAGCCGGGAAATTGGCCAATGATGTGATTGGACAGTGGTATATCTACTCTTACCATGTATTGACCAATGTTGGGGGTGTTTATCTGAACAATACAATTTACGGCGATGAGACTAAAAGTACTATTTTTGTTCCCCGCGAAAGGCAAAAAAGAGCTGTTAAGTATTTAATTGACCAAGTGATCACTTATCCCACGTGGCTCTTTGGAGATCAATTATTCAATTATGTATATCCGGTAAAAGAGTCTCCTGCCGGATACCAAGAATACAATCCTTTTGCCACTTACAAGAATATGCAATCTTTTATTTTGTGGGATTTGTTAACAAATGAGCGTCTGGATCGAATGGTGGCCAATGAAGTTCAGAATGGAAAGCAAGCTTATACAGCCTCCGAACTGATGGAAGATTTGTATAATGCTATATTTGCTAAGACAAAACAGAGCAGTGCGTTGAGTATTGTAGAGATGGCCACTCAGAAGGGATTTATTGATGCACTGATCGTTGCTGCTGATAGGAATGAAGTGAGTAAAGAGAAAAAGGCAATCGACGATCATTCGGTCAACTTTAGTTCTGATCTTCTTTTTTCAGGGCCAAAAAGAACATCGGAGGCTATCTCAGTCAAACGGGGAATTCTGCTTCGCATTGAACGACTTTTGAAATCAAAACTTGCTCTGGCAGACCAGTCGACCCGCTATCATTATGAAGATATGTTGCTTCGCATTGATAAATCTTTGCGATAA